The following are encoded in a window of Massilia sp. R2A-15 genomic DNA:
- a CDS encoding DUF4136 domain-containing protein, whose protein sequence is MKRIVLTAAAALVLLLGGCATTIRSDVTTFHEWPAQMAEKTYVFDAPPPQGDTLEYRSYQNLVRAQLSKLGFQESSGAAALQVAMRYTTTDVPVRVVQAVDPFFYPGRFGYGPYHRRGYWGGGFYDPFWGVPRYEVVERHVYQRDLQVAIRSARDGKPLFDVTVHNNSGEASTPAMMPALVQSAFEGFPGPNGGARRIELVKQNG, encoded by the coding sequence ATGAAACGCATTGTATTGACAGCTGCTGCCGCACTTGTGCTGCTGCTCGGCGGCTGTGCCACCACCATCCGCAGCGACGTCACCACCTTCCACGAATGGCCGGCGCAGATGGCCGAGAAGACCTATGTGTTCGACGCGCCGCCGCCGCAGGGCGATACGCTGGAATACCGCAGCTACCAGAACCTGGTGCGCGCGCAGCTGTCGAAGCTGGGCTTCCAGGAGTCGTCCGGCGCCGCGGCGCTGCAGGTGGCGATGCGCTACACCACCACCGACGTGCCGGTACGGGTGGTGCAGGCGGTCGATCCCTTCTTCTATCCGGGCCGCTTCGGGTACGGGCCGTACCACCGGCGCGGCTACTGGGGTGGCGGGTTCTACGATCCGTTCTGGGGCGTGCCGCGCTATGAAGTGGTGGAGCGCCATGTCTATCAGCGCGACTTGCAGGTGGCGATCCGCTCGGCCAGGGATGGCAAACCGCTGTTCGACGTGACCGTGCATAACAACAGCGGCGAGGCATCGACGCCGGCGATGATGCCGGCGCTGGTGCAAAGCGCGTTCGAGGGATTCCCCGGGCCGAATGGCGGCGCGCGGCGGATCGAGCTGGTGAAGCAGAACGGCTGA
- a CDS encoding quinone oxidoreductase, whose translation MSKAIRMTRTGGPEVMEYVDVEVGEPGPGEARVRHEAIGVNFIDVYFRTGLYPQTMPSGLGMEGAGVVEAIGEGVTEVKVGDRVAYAGRPLGSYAQSRIMPAAILLRLPDGIDFETGAAMMLKGLTVQYLLNRTYKVKAGDTILFHAAAGGVGLIACQWAKAIGANLIGTVGSSEKAALATAAGAAHVINYNTENFVERVKEITNGEKVPVVYDSIGKDTFFGSLDCLRPLGMMVSFGNATGPVPPFSLSELASRGSLFVTRPALFSYAAKRPDLEAMAADLFQMVESGKVTIDIRQRYKLADAAQAHIELEARKTTGSSILLP comes from the coding sequence ATGAGCAAAGCAATCCGCATGACCCGCACCGGCGGCCCCGAAGTGATGGAATACGTCGACGTCGAAGTGGGCGAGCCGGGGCCGGGCGAAGCGCGCGTGCGCCACGAGGCGATCGGCGTCAACTTCATCGACGTGTACTTCCGCACCGGCCTGTATCCGCAGACAATGCCGTCCGGCCTGGGCATGGAAGGCGCCGGCGTGGTCGAGGCGATCGGCGAGGGCGTGACCGAAGTGAAGGTGGGCGACCGCGTGGCCTACGCCGGCCGGCCGCTGGGAAGTTATGCGCAATCTCGCATAATGCCGGCGGCGATTTTGCTGCGCCTGCCCGACGGGATCGATTTCGAGACCGGCGCGGCGATGATGCTCAAGGGGCTGACGGTGCAGTACCTGCTGAACCGCACCTACAAGGTCAAGGCCGGCGACACCATCCTGTTCCATGCGGCGGCGGGCGGAGTGGGGCTGATCGCCTGCCAGTGGGCGAAGGCGATCGGCGCAAATTTGATCGGCACGGTGGGATCGAGCGAGAAAGCGGCGCTGGCCACCGCGGCGGGCGCGGCGCACGTCATCAACTACAACACCGAGAATTTCGTCGAGCGGGTCAAGGAGATCACCAATGGCGAGAAGGTGCCGGTGGTGTACGACTCGATCGGCAAGGACACCTTCTTCGGATCGCTGGACTGCCTGCGGCCGCTGGGAATGATGGTCAGCTTCGGCAATGCGACGGGGCCGGTGCCGCCGTTTTCGCTCTCCGAGCTGGCGTCGCGCGGCTCGCTGTTCGTCACGCGGCCGGCGCTGTTTTCGTATGCGGCCAAGCGGCCGGACCTGGAAGCGATGGCGGCGGACCTGTTCCAGATGGTCGAAAGCGGGAAGGTGACGATCGATATCCGGCAGCGCTACAAGCTGGCCGATGCGGCGCAGGCCCATATCGAGCTGGAAGCGCGCAAGACGACCGGGTCGTCGATTTTGCTGCCTTAG
- a CDS encoding methylglyoxal synthase produces the protein MKPRIALIAHDKKKDDMVALAAQYLDFLRGCTLMATGTTGGRLANELGLTVERKHSGPYGGDLQIGAELVEGRLDAIIFLRDPMTPQPHEPDINALVRACDVHNVACATNLSTAHLVLTQLKAASRK, from the coding sequence ATGAAACCACGCATCGCATTAATCGCGCACGACAAGAAGAAGGACGACATGGTGGCGCTGGCCGCCCAGTACCTCGACTTCCTGCGCGGCTGCACCCTGATGGCCACCGGCACCACCGGCGGGCGCCTGGCCAACGAGCTGGGGCTGACGGTCGAGCGCAAGCACTCCGGCCCGTACGGCGGCGACCTGCAGATCGGCGCCGAACTGGTGGAGGGGCGGCTCGACGCCATCATCTTCCTGCGCGACCCGATGACGCCGCAGCCGCACGAACCGGACATCAACGCGCTGGTGCGCGCCTGCGACGTGCACAACGTCGCCTGCGCGACCAACCTCTCGACGGCGCACCTGGTGCTGACCCAACTGAAGGCAGCTTCCCGCAAATAA
- a CDS encoding DMT family transporter, producing MTHTAAIHPDRSALIGGLAIAIGGAVLFSTKAVVAKLLYRYHIDAVTLIAFRMLFSLPVFAAVAVWKMRAGPPLSVADRWRLVGLGLIGYYLSSYLDFLGLQYISVGLERLILFLTPTFVLLMTSVLFKRHIGRIEWIALALSYCGIVLVFVHDLTGGAGSTAIGSLLVLGSAACYAVYLLFTGEMVKRIGSLRLVAYAMCVSSAACIAQFFLLRPASLLIQPAPVYWLSLVNGIFCTIFPVFMTMIAVQRIGAATASQAGMIGPVSTLFLGALILGEPVTAIQLAGTALVIGGIYMLSQKKTS from the coding sequence ATGACTCATACCGCAGCAATCCATCCCGATCGTTCCGCGCTTATCGGCGGCCTGGCCATCGCCATCGGTGGCGCCGTGCTGTTTTCCACCAAGGCGGTCGTCGCCAAGCTGCTGTACCGCTATCACATCGACGCCGTCACCCTGATCGCCTTCCGCATGCTGTTCTCGCTGCCGGTGTTCGCCGCGGTGGCGGTCTGGAAGATGCGCGCCGGCCCACCGCTTTCCGTGGCCGACCGCTGGCGCCTGGTCGGCCTGGGCCTGATCGGCTACTACCTCTCCAGCTATCTCGACTTCCTCGGCCTGCAGTACATCTCGGTCGGCCTCGAACGCCTGATCCTGTTCCTGACGCCGACCTTCGTGCTGCTGATGACGTCCGTGCTCTTCAAGCGCCACATCGGCCGCATCGAGTGGATCGCGCTGGCGCTGTCCTATTGCGGCATCGTGCTGGTGTTCGTGCACGACCTGACCGGCGGCGCCGGCAGCACGGCGATCGGCTCGCTGCTGGTGCTCGGATCCGCCGCCTGCTACGCGGTCTACCTGCTGTTCACCGGCGAGATGGTCAAGCGCATCGGATCGCTGCGCCTGGTGGCGTACGCGATGTGCGTCTCCTCCGCCGCCTGCATCGCCCAGTTCTTCCTCCTGCGGCCGGCCAGCCTGCTGATCCAGCCCGCACCGGTGTACTGGCTTTCGCTGGTAAATGGGATATTCTGTACGATCTTCCCGGTGTTCATGACGATGATCGCGGTGCAGCGCATCGGCGCGGCCACCGCATCGCAGGCCGGCATGATCGGGCCGGTGTCGACCCTGTTCCTCGGCGCGCTGATCCTGGGCGAGCCGGTCACCGCGATCCAGCTGGCCGGCACGGCGCTGGTCATCGGCGGTATTTATATGCTGTCCCAGAAAAAAACATCATGA
- a CDS encoding YebC/PmpR family DNA-binding transcriptional regulator, giving the protein MAGHSKWANIKHKKAATDAKRGKIWTRLIKEITVAARMGGADVDANPRLRLAVDKAADANMPKENVTRAIQRGSGSLEGVNYEEVRYEGYGIGGAAIIVDCMTDNRVRTVAEVRHAFNKHGGNMGTEGSVAFMFKHCGQLMFAPGVDEDKLMEAALEAGADDVIQDEEGGFEVLCDPFSFAGVKDALEKAGFKAEVAEIIMKPATETVFTGEDAIKMQKILDALENLDDVQEVYTNALIED; this is encoded by the coding sequence ATGGCTGGACACAGCAAATGGGCCAACATCAAGCATAAAAAGGCCGCCACCGACGCCAAGCGCGGCAAGATCTGGACGCGCCTGATCAAGGAAATCACGGTCGCCGCACGCATGGGCGGCGCCGACGTGGACGCCAATCCGCGCCTGCGCCTGGCCGTGGACAAGGCCGCCGACGCCAACATGCCGAAGGAGAACGTGACGCGCGCGATCCAGCGCGGCTCGGGCAGCCTGGAAGGTGTCAACTACGAAGAGGTGCGCTACGAGGGCTACGGCATCGGCGGCGCCGCCATCATCGTCGACTGCATGACCGACAACCGCGTGCGCACCGTGGCCGAAGTTCGCCACGCCTTCAACAAACATGGCGGCAACATGGGCACCGAAGGCTCGGTCGCATTCATGTTCAAGCACTGCGGCCAGCTGATGTTCGCACCCGGCGTGGACGAGGACAAGCTGATGGAAGCTGCCCTCGAAGCCGGCGCCGACGACGTGATCCAGGACGAGGAAGGCGGCTTCGAAGTGCTGTGCGATCCGTTCTCCTTCGCCGGCGTGAAGGACGCGCTGGAAAAAGCAGGCTTCAAGGCCGAAGTGGCCGAGATCATCATGAAGCCGGCCACCGAGACCGTGTTCACCGGCGAAGACGCGATCAAGATGCAGAAGATCCTCGACGCGCTCGAGAACCTCGACGACGTGCAGGAAGTCTATACCAACGCCCTGATCGAAGATTAA
- the purD gene encoding phosphoribosylamine--glycine ligase has product MKILVVGSGGREHALAWKLAQSDRIQMVYVAPGNGGTARDVRLVNVDITDPAALADFAQAEHIGLTVVGPEVPLAAGIVNLFRGRGLKIFGPTKEAAQLESSKDFAKSFMKRHGIPTADSLTFTDVNEAHAYIKLKGAPIVIKADGLAAGKGVVVAMTLEEAHAAAEDMLTDNKLGDAGARIVVEEFLAGEEASFIVMCDGKNVLPLATSQDHKRLKDHDEGPNTGGMGAYSPAPIVTPAMHARVMREIINPTIAGMARDGITFTGFLYAGLMIDAAGNPKTLEFNCRMGDPETQPIMARLKSDLVNVMEHAVNGTLDAVELDWDRRTAVGVVMAAAGYPDSPRKGDVIDGIPAETAECVTFHAGTTIAGGTLQTSGGRVLCVVGLGDSVKMAQKQAYETVDKIHFNGAQFRRDIGWRGLKH; this is encoded by the coding sequence ATGAAAATCCTGGTAGTCGGCTCTGGCGGCCGCGAACACGCACTGGCCTGGAAACTGGCCCAATCGGACCGCATCCAGATGGTGTATGTCGCACCGGGCAACGGCGGCACCGCGCGCGACGTCCGTCTGGTCAATGTCGACATCACCGATCCGGCCGCGCTGGCCGACTTTGCCCAGGCCGAGCATATCGGGCTGACCGTGGTCGGTCCCGAAGTGCCGCTGGCCGCCGGCATCGTCAACCTGTTCCGCGGGCGCGGCCTGAAGATCTTCGGCCCCACCAAGGAAGCGGCGCAGCTGGAAAGCTCGAAGGATTTCGCCAAGAGCTTCATGAAGCGCCACGGCATTCCGACCGCCGACTCCCTCACCTTCACCGACGTGAACGAAGCGCACGCCTACATCAAGCTGAAGGGCGCGCCGATCGTCATCAAGGCCGACGGCCTGGCAGCCGGCAAAGGCGTGGTCGTCGCGATGACGCTGGAAGAGGCGCATGCCGCGGCTGAGGATATGCTGACCGATAACAAGCTGGGCGACGCCGGCGCGCGCATCGTGGTCGAAGAATTTTTGGCCGGCGAGGAAGCGAGCTTCATCGTCATGTGCGACGGGAAGAACGTGCTGCCGCTGGCCACCAGCCAGGATCACAAGCGCCTGAAGGACCACGACGAAGGCCCGAACACGGGCGGCATGGGCGCCTATTCGCCGGCGCCGATCGTCACGCCGGCGATGCACGCGCGCGTCATGCGCGAGATCATCAACCCGACCATCGCCGGCATGGCCAGGGACGGCATCACCTTCACCGGCTTTCTCTATGCGGGCCTGATGATCGACGCGGCCGGCAATCCGAAGACGCTGGAATTCAACTGCCGCATGGGCGACCCGGAGACGCAGCCGATCATGGCGCGCCTGAAGAGCGACCTGGTCAACGTGATGGAGCACGCTGTCAACGGCACGCTCGACGCGGTGGAGCTGGACTGGGACCGGCGCACGGCGGTCGGCGTGGTGATGGCGGCGGCCGGCTATCCGGACAGCCCGCGCAAGGGCGACGTCATCGACGGCATTCCAGCCGAGACGGCAGAATGCGTGACCTTCCATGCCGGGACTACGATCGCGGGCGGCACCCTGCAGACCTCGGGCGGGCGCGTGCTGTGCGTGGTGGGTCTGGGCGACAGCGTCAAGATGGCGCAGAAGCAGGCGTATGAAACGGTTGACAAGATCCACTTCAACGGCGCGCAGTTCCGCCGCGATATCGGCTGGCGCGGGCTGAAGCACTGA
- the hemF gene encoding oxygen-dependent coproporphyrinogen oxidase, which translates to MSAPSPQAVKAWLLDLQNRIVSALESVDGKPFARDEWQRPEGGGGISRLIEEGNVFERGGCNFSHVTGASLPPSAVHARPELAGRAWEAMGVSLVLHPRNPYAPTVHMNVRFFEATAEGKDPVWWFGGGMDLTPYYGFAEDARHFHQVCHDALAPFGDDLHARFKKWCDEYFYLKHRKEPRGVGGIFFDDFNEAGFDRSYAMTQSVGDAFLDAYLPILQRRKDTPYGERERDFQAYRRGRYVEFNLVWDRGTLFGLQSGGRTEAILMSMPPIVKWRYDWHPAPGSPEAALATDFLVHKDWLAT; encoded by the coding sequence ATGTCCGCCCCCTCCCCTCAAGCCGTCAAGGCCTGGCTGCTCGACCTGCAGAACCGCATTGTCTCCGCCCTCGAAAGCGTTGACGGCAAGCCGTTCGCGCGCGACGAGTGGCAGCGCCCCGAAGGCGGCGGCGGCATCTCGCGCCTGATCGAGGAAGGCAACGTGTTCGAACGCGGCGGCTGTAACTTCTCGCACGTGACCGGCGCCAGCCTGCCCCCGTCGGCGGTGCACGCGCGCCCCGAACTGGCTGGCCGCGCCTGGGAAGCGATGGGCGTGTCGCTGGTGCTCCATCCGCGCAATCCGTACGCGCCGACCGTCCACATGAACGTGCGCTTTTTCGAAGCGACCGCCGAAGGCAAGGACCCGGTGTGGTGGTTCGGCGGCGGCATGGACCTGACGCCCTACTACGGCTTCGCCGAAGACGCGCGCCACTTCCACCAGGTCTGCCACGACGCGCTCGCGCCCTTCGGCGACGACCTGCACGCGCGCTTCAAGAAGTGGTGCGACGAGTACTTCTACCTGAAGCACCGCAAGGAACCACGCGGCGTCGGCGGCATCTTCTTCGACGACTTCAACGAGGCCGGCTTCGACCGGAGCTACGCGATGACGCAAAGCGTCGGCGACGCCTTCCTCGACGCCTACCTGCCGATCCTCCAGCGCCGCAAGGACACGCCGTACGGCGAGCGCGAACGCGACTTCCAGGCCTACCGGCGCGGCCGCTACGTCGAGTTCAACCTGGTGTGGGACCGCGGCACGCTGTTCGGCCTGCAGTCGGGAGGACGCACCGAGGCGATCCTGATGTCGATGCCGCCGATCGTGAAGTGGCGCTACGACTGGCATCCGGCGCCAGGCAGCCCGGAGGCTGCGCTGGCCACCGACTTCCTGGTCCATAAAGACTGGCTCGCGACGTGA